CGCGGGTCCGTCGTCGCCGGGCCGACGCTGCGGACGCGTCTCCGCGAAATCGGCGTCCGACTCGATGTACCGGGGGTCGATCTCGCGCAGGAAACAGCTCGGACGCGTAAACTTCGACTCTCCCCACTGGAAACGCATTTCGGCGTAGGAGATCGTCGCCGAAACCTTGGCGCGGGTCAGGGCCACGTAGAACAGGCGCCGCTCCTCCTCGATGCCGTCGGGCGACTCGACGGCCCGCTGCGAAGGGAAGAGGTTTTCTTCCAGACCCACGATATACACATACTTATATTCAAGCCCCTTGGCCGAATGGACCGTCATCAGCGTCACCTTGTTCTTGCTGTCGGGGTCGTCCTGATCCATGTCGGTCATCAGCATCATGTTCTGCAACCACTCCTCGATGGTGGCCTCCTCCTCTTCGGGACGCTCGCCGCCCCGGATTTCGGCGTCGACCCGCTCCTTGAACTCCTGCATCGAGTTCAGCAGCTCCTCGATGTTGTCCAGCGCCGAAGCGGCCTCGGGGGTGTTCTCCGTGCGGTAGGCAGCGATGATGCCCGACCGCGAGGCGATCTCTAGTCCGAAATCGTACAGCCCCTTGTCGTTGCGCGCCAGCGACAGCGCGCGGATCATCGCCACGAAATCCGCCACCTTGCGGGCGATGGTGCGCTGCACGGGGTCCGTGACGGGTTCGGCGACCAGCGCGTCGACCGCCTCCCACATCGAGACGCCCCGCTCGGCGGCCAATGCCGCGATACGCTGCACGGTCGTGTCGCCGATGCCGCGGGCCGGATAGTTGACGATGCGCTTGAAGGCCTCGTCGTCGCGGGGATTGATCACCAGCCGGATATAGGCCATCATGTCGCGGATCTCCTTGTGGTCGTAGAACGACGAACCCTTGTAGATGCGGTAGGGAATGCCCCGGCGGCGGAGGTTGTCCTCCAGCACGGCCGACTGGTTGTTGGTGCGGTAGAGAATCACAGCCTCCGACCACTCGTCGCCCGCCGCGCGGACCTTGTCGCGCAGGTCCGTAACGACCATTTCGGCCTCCTCGCGGTCGGTGTATGCCTTCAGGATGCGGATTTTGTCGCCCACGTCGCCCTCCGAGAAACAATGCTTCTCCATGCGCTTCGAGTTGCGGACGATCACCGAGTTGGCCGCATCGACGATCGTCTGCGTCGAACGGTAGTTCTGCTCCAGCTTGAAGACCATCGCCGAGGGATAATCCTTCTTGAACGAGAGGATGTTCTCGATCTTGGCCCCGCGGAACGAATAGATCGACTGCGCGTCGTCGCCCACGACGCAGACCTTCGAATGGGTCTGCGACAGCCGGCGGATGATCGTATACTGCGCATAGTTGGTGTCCTGATACTCGTCGACCAGAATGTATTGGAACTGCTCCTGATAGCGGGCCAGCACGTCGGGACAATCCCTCAACAGGATGTTGGTCTGCAAAAGCAGATCATCGAAGTCCATCGCGCCGTTGCGCTTGCAACGCTGGCAGTAGATGTTGTAGATGTTGCCGAATTCGGGGATCTGGGCCTGCCGGTCCTCGGCCGCGCAGGTCGAATTGGCCAGATAGGCGCCCGGCGTGACGAGGCAGTTCTTGGCATAGGAGATACGCGAAGAGAGCACGTTGGGCTTGTACTTCTCGTCGGGAAGGTTCAGTTCCCGCACGATGGTCTTCAGCAGGTTCTTGCAGTCGCTGGGTTCGTAGATGGTGAACGAATCGGTGAACCCGATCTTTTCGGCGTTCTCGCGCAGGATGCGCGAAAAGACCGAGTGGAACGTACCCATGCGGATATAGCGGCTGCGGTTGTCGGGCAGCATCTGCGCGATGCGTTCGCGCATCGACTCGGCGGCCTTGTTCGTAAAGGTCAGGGCCAGAATGTTCCAGGGCTTAATGCCCTGCTCGATCATGTATGCGATGCGCGAGGTCAGCACGCGGGTCTTGCCCGACCCCGCGCCCGCGATGATGAGCGACGGCGAGTCGTAATTGACCACGGCATCCCGCTGGGCGGGGTTCAGACCTTGTAATATCGGCGATTCTTTGGATTCCATGACCGCAAAGTTAATACTTTTTTGCACGCCCTTCGGACAAAGTTCCGCCGATTTCGGAAAATTTTACCGCCGCGCCGCAAAATAGCGGACATGAAAACCCACACTGAAATCAGTCCCCGACAGCAACGACACGCTTATTGAAAGTCCACGTCGCAACTCGCCTCGAACACCTTTCCGTCATCGGCTGTCAGGCGCACGAAAAGCGTATGCTTTCCGGGCTGCGCCGGCCGGGTGACAAACCGAAAATAAAAACCCCCTCTGGGCAAAAGCGTCATATCATCCGGCGTAAGCTCCGAAATCAATTTATCGACAGGATAATATTCACCGTTCAGTTGTTCATGGTATTTTTGCGTATAGCCGCTCTGAATATAGGGCCAGGGCGTATTGCTGGAAAAGCGGGCCAGATCGTTGAGCGACGTCCCCGCAGGATGTTCGGCATCCCAGTCGGCGGAACTCCACACCTCCAGATTGACGAAATCCCGGAAACACCGCGGGTTGAGTCCCTGATCATAAAAATAAACCCGAACCCGACGATTATAAGATACATCGTTGTGTTTTTCGCACAATTGATTATAGAAATCCTTCTTTTTACCGCTCATAGCTATATCCCATTCGCCCTCGCCAACAAAATCGACAGAATACCCCAATCCGAAATCTGTCATAGCAACGGATATTCCCCTCATATTCCCATATGAAAGTACAAATGAACGGGTGTAATAATCCTCATATGATTTGACGCAACCGACAGCCGACAAAACACACAGTAGAAGAACAAGTTTTTTCATAATCGCTACGGTTTATTATAAGTAACGATCCGGAACCACCAGGTGTAATTCTTCGCGTTCGCACCCCGCGTCTGCGAAACGGCAGCGTTATCGTCTGCCAAATAACACCCTTTCACTGCATCGAAAGCTTTGCCGGCAAAGTATCCGTCGTACTTTCCATCCCAACCCCAGTTGCAATGCAAAAGGAGAGATTTATCGACCCTCCTGCTTATGAGATTACTCATAGAAAATCGGGATTAAGGGTTAACAGATAACAAGATAGAAAAAAACCGATGAAACCGGACTGTTTTACCGGTTTTATTTTATTAAATTTGCAATAATTTCGATGAAAAAACGTTGGAAAAACAAAATTGAAAAAACAAACAGAATAACACGACAAATACAATGAGCGAAGTCATCAACATCAAAGAACTCAACGAGCGCATCGAACGCGAATCCGTTTTCGTCGATACGCTCCGCAACGAAATGGGAAAGGTCATCGTGGGCCAGAGCCACCTGGTGGACACCCTGCTGATCGGCCTGCTGTCCAACGGACACATCCTTCTGGAAGGCGTCCCGGGACTGGCCAAGACGCTGGCCATCACCACGCTCGCCAAGGCTGTCGACGCCTGTTTCTCGCGCATACAGTTCACCCCCGACCTGCTGCCCGCCGACCTGATCGGCACGCTGATCTACTCGCAGAAGAACGAGGATTTCGTCGTACGCAAGGGTCCGATCTTCGCCAACTTCGTACTGGCGGACGAGATCAACCGCTCCCCGGCCAAAGTGCAGTCGGCGCTGCTGGAAGCCATGCAGGAGCGTCAGGTGACCATCGGCGACAACACCTATCCCCTGCCGCAGCCGTTCCTCGTGCTGGCCACGCAGAACCCCCTGGAGCAGGAGGGAACCTACCCGCTGCCCGAGGCGCAGGTCGACCGTTTCATGCTCAAGGCCAAGATCTCCTACCCCAAGAAGCAGGAGGAGCGCGACATCGTGCGCATGAACCTCTCGGGCGCCGGCATGCCCGAGGTGGGCAAGGTCATCACCCCCGAGGACATCGTCAAGGCCCGCAAGGTGGTCGAGGACGTCTACATGGACGAAAAGATCGAGAAATACATCATCGACATCATCTTCGCCACGCGCGAGCCGGCGGAGTACAACCTCCAGAAGTTGCAGAACCTGATCGCCTACGGCGGTTCGCCCCGTGCGTCGATCTCGCTGGCCAAGGCCGCCCGGGCTTACGCCTTCATCCGCCGCCGCGGCTATGTCATCCCCGAGGACGTGCGCGCCGTCTGCCACGACGTGCTGCGCCACCGCATCGGCCTGACCTACGAGGCCGAGGCCGAGAACATCACCACCGAGGAGATCATCACCGACATTCTCAACAACGTAATCGTACCCTAACGATGCAGGAAACCGAGAACGATATTCTCAAACGCGTCCGCAAGATCGAGATCAAGACCCGCGGTCTTTCCAACGAGATCTTCGCCGGAAAGTACCATACGGCTTTCCGCGGGCGGGGCATGTCGTTTTCCGAAGTGCGGGAGTACCGTGCGGGCGACGACGTGCGGGACATCGACTGGAACGTCACGGCCCGCTCGCGCAAACCCCACATCAAGGTCTACGAGGAGGAACGCGAACTGACGATGATGCTGCTGGTCGACGTGTCGGCCTCGCGCATGTTCGGTTCGACCGACCGGCTGAAAAAGAACATCATCACCGAAATCGCCGCCGTGCTGGCCTTCTCCGCCGCGCAGAACAACGACAAGGTGGGCTGCATCTTCTTTTCGGACCGGATCGAAAAGTTCATCCCCCCGAAGAAGGGCCGCAGCCATATTCTGATGATCATCCGCGAACTGATCGGCTTCCGCCCCGAATCCGCGGGCACGAAACTCTCGGAGCCGGTGCGTTTCCTGACGAATGTCAACAAGAAGCGCTGCACGACCTTCATCCTCTCGGACTTCATGGACTCGACCGGCGACAAGTCGGCGCTGGACGACGCGCTGAAGATCGCCGGGAGCAAGCACGACCTGGTGGGCATCCGCGTCTACGATCCCCGCGAGACGGAGCTTCCCGACGTGGGCATCGTCGAGCTGAAGGACGCCGAGAGCGGCCGCAAGGTCTGGGTCGACACCTCGTCGCGGGCCGTGCGCGACCACTATGCCGCCTCGTGGCAGCGGCGCAGCGGCGAAATAGAGGCGACGCTCAAGCACAACCGCATCGACACGGCGATGATCTCGACCGACGGCGACTATGTGGCCGAATTGATAAAACTGTTCAAACAGCGATGAAACGACTCTTTGCAATAGCGCTTCTTTTCGCGGGACTCGCGGCCCGGGCGCAGGAGACGCCCACGGTCACGGCGCGCGTAGAACCCGACAGCATTATGATCGGCGACCGCTTCGATTACGTCATCGACGTGGAGAAGGATCTGGTGCAGGTCGTGGAATTCCCCGTATTCGACCCCCGCGACGGCAAGATCGAGCTGGTCGAGAACTGCCCGGTCGACACGCTCGAACGCGACGGCCGGCGGCTCAAACTGCGCAAGCGCTACCGGCTGGCCGCATTCGACGAGGGCAAATACAACCTCGGCGCGGCGCAGGTGCTCTACGCCGACAAGAACATCCTCGACACGCTCCGGAGCACCGATTCGGTCTATCTGGAGGTTGCGACGTTCCAGATCGACTCCACGTCGCAGTCGATCTACGACCTGAAAGCCCAGAAAAACCTGCCGTTCCGCTTCCGCGAGGTGAGCGGCTACGTCAAGTGGGGCGTTTTCTTCCTCCTGATGCTGCTCGCGGCGGGCTATGCGCTCAAGCGTTACCTCGCCAGCCGCGGCAAGGGTTTCGGCGACCTGTTCAAACCCGCTCCGCCGCTCCCGCCGCACGTGGCGGCCATCCAGGCCCTCGAAGCGCTCCACAACCAGAAACTGTGGCAGAACAACAGGCATAAGCAGTACTATTCGGGCCTTACGGACATCCTGCGCACCTATATCGCCGCCCGCTGGGGCTTCGGCGCCATGGAGATGACCTCCGACGAGATCATCGAGACGATGCGCCCGGAGGAGCTGCCCGACAAGGCGCGGATGGACCTGACGGCGATCCTGCGCGACGCCGACCTGGTGAAGTTCGCCAAGGCGACGCCCGAGGCCGAGCAGAACGAGGCCGACTACCTCAAGGCGTACTACTTCGTCGAGGAGACGAAACCCGTCGAGGAGGAGGCTCCCGCCGAGGAAGAGTCCCCGAAGCAAAACTAAACGCGACAACGATGTACAAGTCACTCTATATCATTCTGTTTCTCTTTGCCGCCTCCGGGGTGCAGGCCCAACAGCTGCCCGAACGCTCGCTGGTGCGCAAAGGCAACCGGCAGTACAACAAGGGCAACTACGAGCAGTCGGCCGGCCGTTACGAGCAGGCCCTGCAAGCGGCTCCGGGACAGTTCGAAGCGATCTACAACCTCGGAAACGCCCTCTACAAGGCCGAACGGTTCGACCGTGCCGAGCAGACCATGCAGCAGGCCGCGGCGGACTCGCTGCGCGCGGACACGGAGCGCGCCGAAGCGTTCTACAACCTCGGCAACGCGCAGTTCAAGCAACAGAAGTATCAGGAGGCGCTCGAAAGCTACAAGCAGTCGCTGCGCCTGAACCCCTCGGACATGGAGGCCAAGTACAACTACGCCTACACCAAGCGGCTGCTCGACGAGAACAAGGACGGCGGCGGTGGCGGCGGAGATCAGAACAAGGACCAGAACCAAGACCAGAACAAGGATCAGAACCAGAACGATCAGAGTCAGCAGAACCCCGATCAGAAAGGCGATCAGAAGGACCAAAAGGGCGACCCCAAGGACCAGCAGGGCGATCAGAAACAGAACCCGCAGGAGGGCAAGGGCGACAAGGAGGACCAGGGCGACCAGCAGGGGCAGCCGACGCCTTCGGGCATCTCGCCGCAGGAACAGCAGCAGATGCTCGACGCCATCCAGGCCCAGGAGGACAAGACCCAGGAGAAACTCAAGGAGAAACAGGGCGTGGTCGTCCGCGGAAAGAAAAACTGGTAGTTTTTTAATTAAAAACGAAAAATTAAGAATTAAAAATTGAAGGCCGATAACACCATAAAGGACAAGAGCCTCGATTTTGCAATCCGGATTGTCCGGCTGTATAAGCATATTTCCGAAACGAATAACGAGTACATACTTTCGAAACAGCTGCTTAAAAGCGGAACGAGTATCGGAGCAAACGTCCGGGAAGCAATCGGAGGACAATCGAAAGAGAATTTCATCGCAAAAATGCACATTGCATTAAAGGAAGCGTATGAAACCGAATATTGGTTGGAATTGTTATACAGCACGGACTACCTGGCGGAGAACGAATTTAAAAGTATTTTTACCGATTGCCGGGAATTGACGAATATTCTTGCAAGTATCCTGAAAACAATGAAAGAGACAAAATAATTTTTAATTTTTCATTCTTAATTTTTAATTGTGTAAGCTATGCATTTTGCTTCACCATATTATCTCTGGCTGCTGACGCTGCTCGTGCCGATGATCGGCTATTACGTTTGGCGGACGTTGCAGGGCGGAGCCTCGATCCAGATTTCGAGCGTCGCCGGCGTCGTGCGCGCACCCCGGACCGTGCGCTACTACCTGCGCCACCTGCCTTTCGCGCTGCGTGCGGCGGCCTTCGCGCTGCTCGTCGTGGCGCTGGCGCGCCCGCAGGACGTCGAACAGAACGTCCGCACCAACACCGAGGGCATCGACATCATGCTGGCCATCGACGTCTCCGGTTCGATGCTGGCCCGCGACTTCAAGCCCGACCGCATCACGGCCGCCAAGGAGGTGGCCGGATCGTTCATCGCCGACCGCTACGGCGACCGCATCGGACTGGTGGCCTTCGCCGGCGAAGCCTTCACGCAAAGCCCGCTGACCACCGACCAGAGCACGCTGCAAACCCTTCTGGCCCGCATCCGCAGCGGACTGATCGAGGACGGCACGGCCATCGGCAACGGATTGGCCACGGCGATCAACCGCCTGCGCGAGAGCGATGCCAAGTCGAAAGTCATCATCCTGCTGACCGACGGCGTGAACAACCAGGGCCAGATCGCGCCGATGACCGCCGCCGAGATTGCCAAGGCGCAGGGCATCCGCGTCTACACGATCGGCGTGGGCACGGAGGGCATGGCCCCCTATCCGGCCATCGACATGTTCGGCAACCTGACGTTCGTCAACCAGAAGGTCGAGATCGACGAAAAGGTACTGAAGGCGATCTCCGACATGACCGGCGGCCGCTACTTCCGGGCCACGGACAAGGAGAAGCTGAAGGCCGTCTACGACGAGATCAACCAGCTCGAAAAGAGCAAGATCGAGGTGATGGAGCACATCTCCTACCACGAACTGTTCCTCACATGGGCGCTGGCCGCGCTGGGACTGCTGTTCACCGAGTTCCTGCTTTCGAACCTCGTACTGAAGCGAATACCCTGACGGAACGGCGATTCCGGTCCCCGGGCAAAGTCCTCCCTTTGCCAAGGGGAGGATTCAGGAGGAAATGTCGATATTCAACGGGCACTGCAAGTGCCCTAATGCAGACCCGGCGGGTTGAATATGGGCAAAAAACAGGATACAATCCGCAGGGTCCGCATTAATTATGTTCCGTTTCGCAAATCCGCAATATCTCTGGCTGCTGCTGGCCGTCCCGGCGCTCGTCGCGCTCTACTGGCTGGCGGCCCGCAACCGCCGCAGACGGCTCGCACGCTTCGGCCGCCCCGGCATTCTGGAGGAGCTGATGCCCGAAGTATCGACCGGGCGCACGGCTCTCCGGTTCATCCTTTTCTGCGCCGCCGTCGCGCTGGTCATACTGGCTGCGGCGCGCCCGCAGTTCGGTTCGAAGCTCCGCGAGGAGAAAGCCCAGGGCATCGAAATGATGCTCACGGTCGACGTTTCGAACTCGATGCTGGCCGAAGATTTCGAACCCAACCGTCTCGAACGGACCAAATACGCCATCGGCAAACTCTTCGAGGGGTTGCAGCAGGACCGCGTGGGACTGGTCGTCTTCGCGGGCGAACCCAAGGTCCAGCTGCCGATCACCTCGGACTACCGCATGGCCCGGGCCTTCGCACGGCGGATCGACCCGTCGCTGGTATCGGTGCAGGGCACGGCCATCGGCAAGGCGCTGGAACAGGCCCTGCTGGCCTTCTCGGGCGACACGGAGCAGAGCCACGGCCGCGTCATCATCCTCATCACCGACGGCGAGAACCACGACGACGACGCCATCGCCGTCGCCGAACGCGCCGCACAGATGGGCGTGAAGATCTTCACCATCGGCATCGGCACGCCCGAAGGCGCCCCGATTCAGATCGGCGGCGAATTCATCAAGGACGAGGCGGGCGAAATGGTCGTCTCAAAGCTCAACGAGGAGATGCTGGCCCGAATCGCCGACATCACGGGCGGCGCCTACGTCCGCTCGTCGAAGCAGTCGATCGGTCTCGACGAGATCGTCAAGGCGATCAACGAGATGGAGCAGACCGAACTTTCGACGGTCCGCTTCGAGGAGTTCAACGAGCAGTACCAATACCTGCTCATCGCGGCGCTGGTCCTGCTGCTGTTGGAATTCGTCGTACTCGACCGCCGCAACCCGCTGCTGGCGCACCTGAACATCTTCCGCGAGAAATAGCCGCGCCGCGGAGTGTGGCAGCGGCTTTGCAAGGTTCCGTCACAACCCCAGAATAACGGCCCATGTCCCTCGAAAACACCCCTGCCGCACGCATTTCGGCCCTCGCGGCGGCCCAGAAAACCTACTTCCGCTCGGGAGCGACGCTCTCCGAGGCGTTCCGCCGCACGATGCTCCGGCGTCTGGACGCGGCGCTCGCGAACTGGGAGAAACGCCTCTGCGACGCCCTGTGGACGGACCTGCACAAATCCCCCGAGGAGGCGTTCCTCACCGAAATCAGCATCGTCCGGGGCGAAATCCGCAGCCACCTGCGCCACCTCGGCAGATGGATGCGCCCCGCGCCGCGCCCCACGCCGCTCAAACTCCTGCCCGCGAAAAGCCGGATCGTCTCCCAGCCGCTCGGGCAGGCGCTGATCGTCGCGCCGTGGAACTACCCCGTGCAGCTGCTGCTCAACCCGCTGGTCGGAGCCATCTCGGCGGGCTGCACCGCCCTGCTCAAACCCTCTCCCTACACCCCGAACGTCGCCGAGGCGCTCGAGGGGATGATCGCCGAGATCTTCGACGAGGAGTACGTCGCCGTCGTGCAGGGCGACCGGGAGGTGAACACGCAGCT
This Alistipes shahii WAL 8301 DNA region includes the following protein-coding sequences:
- a CDS encoding ATP-dependent helicase — encoded protein: MESKESPILQGLNPAQRDAVVNYDSPSLIIAGAGSGKTRVLTSRIAYMIEQGIKPWNILALTFTNKAAESMRERIAQMLPDNRSRYIRMGTFHSVFSRILRENAEKIGFTDSFTIYEPSDCKNLLKTIVRELNLPDEKYKPNVLSSRISYAKNCLVTPGAYLANSTCAAEDRQAQIPEFGNIYNIYCQRCKRNGAMDFDDLLLQTNILLRDCPDVLARYQEQFQYILVDEYQDTNYAQYTIIRRLSQTHSKVCVVGDDAQSIYSFRGAKIENILSFKKDYPSAMVFKLEQNYRSTQTIVDAANSVIVRNSKRMEKHCFSEGDVGDKIRILKAYTDREEAEMVVTDLRDKVRAAGDEWSEAVILYRTNNQSAVLEDNLRRRGIPYRIYKGSSFYDHKEIRDMMAYIRLVINPRDDEAFKRIVNYPARGIGDTTVQRIAALAAERGVSMWEAVDALVAEPVTDPVQRTIARKVADFVAMIRALSLARNDKGLYDFGLEIASRSGIIAAYRTENTPEAASALDNIEELLNSMQEFKERVDAEIRGGERPEEEEATIEEWLQNMMLMTDMDQDDPDSKNKVTLMTVHSAKGLEYKYVYIVGLEENLFPSQRAVESPDGIEEERRLFYVALTRAKVSATISYAEMRFQWGESKFTRPSCFLREIDPRYIESDADFAETRPQRRPGDDGPAAIDELRRRFDYRFQQKQQGGGRFGGGGNGGSGGYGSRSGSGGGFGRAADGESGPARRFARAAESRRPAAAPDPALVQTPRPSTDGMRRVGVRQAMDGGLSSGSAAAVSGEYVVGQRVEHPKFGVGIVQRIETLSTDHKLVVAFDNAGEKTLLAKFAKLTKL
- a CDS encoding AAA family ATPase translates to MSEVINIKELNERIERESVFVDTLRNEMGKVIVGQSHLVDTLLIGLLSNGHILLEGVPGLAKTLAITTLAKAVDACFSRIQFTPDLLPADLIGTLIYSQKNEDFVVRKGPIFANFVLADEINRSPAKVQSALLEAMQERQVTIGDNTYPLPQPFLVLATQNPLEQEGTYPLPEAQVDRFMLKAKISYPKKQEERDIVRMNLSGAGMPEVGKVITPEDIVKARKVVEDVYMDEKIEKYIIDIIFATREPAEYNLQKLQNLIAYGGSPRASISLAKAARAYAFIRRRGYVIPEDVRAVCHDVLRHRIGLTYEAEAENITTEEIITDILNNVIVP
- a CDS encoding DUF58 domain-containing protein, producing MQETENDILKRVRKIEIKTRGLSNEIFAGKYHTAFRGRGMSFSEVREYRAGDDVRDIDWNVTARSRKPHIKVYEEERELTMMLLVDVSASRMFGSTDRLKKNIITEIAAVLAFSAAQNNDKVGCIFFSDRIEKFIPPKKGRSHILMIIRELIGFRPESAGTKLSEPVRFLTNVNKKRCTTFILSDFMDSTGDKSALDDALKIAGSKHDLVGIRVYDPRETELPDVGIVELKDAESGRKVWVDTSSRAVRDHYAASWQRRSGEIEATLKHNRIDTAMISTDGDYVAELIKLFKQR
- a CDS encoding tetratricopeptide repeat protein encodes the protein MYKSLYIILFLFAASGVQAQQLPERSLVRKGNRQYNKGNYEQSAGRYEQALQAAPGQFEAIYNLGNALYKAERFDRAEQTMQQAAADSLRADTERAEAFYNLGNAQFKQQKYQEALESYKQSLRLNPSDMEAKYNYAYTKRLLDENKDGGGGGGDQNKDQNQDQNKDQNQNDQSQQNPDQKGDQKDQKGDPKDQQGDQKQNPQEGKGDKEDQGDQQGQPTPSGISPQEQQQMLDAIQAQEDKTQEKLKEKQGVVVRGKKNW
- a CDS encoding four helix bundle protein, translating into MKADNTIKDKSLDFAIRIVRLYKHISETNNEYILSKQLLKSGTSIGANVREAIGGQSKENFIAKMHIALKEAYETEYWLELLYSTDYLAENEFKSIFTDCRELTNILASILKTMKETK
- a CDS encoding vWA domain-containing protein → MHFASPYYLWLLTLLVPMIGYYVWRTLQGGASIQISSVAGVVRAPRTVRYYLRHLPFALRAAAFALLVVALARPQDVEQNVRTNTEGIDIMLAIDVSGSMLARDFKPDRITAAKEVAGSFIADRYGDRIGLVAFAGEAFTQSPLTTDQSTLQTLLARIRSGLIEDGTAIGNGLATAINRLRESDAKSKVIILLTDGVNNQGQIAPMTAAEIAKAQGIRVYTIGVGTEGMAPYPAIDMFGNLTFVNQKVEIDEKVLKAISDMTGGRYFRATDKEKLKAVYDEINQLEKSKIEVMEHISYHELFLTWALAALGLLFTEFLLSNLVLKRIP
- a CDS encoding VWA domain-containing protein, whose translation is MFRFANPQYLWLLLAVPALVALYWLAARNRRRRLARFGRPGILEELMPEVSTGRTALRFILFCAAVALVILAAARPQFGSKLREEKAQGIEMMLTVDVSNSMLAEDFEPNRLERTKYAIGKLFEGLQQDRVGLVVFAGEPKVQLPITSDYRMARAFARRIDPSLVSVQGTAIGKALEQALLAFSGDTEQSHGRVIILITDGENHDDDAIAVAERAAQMGVKIFTIGIGTPEGAPIQIGGEFIKDEAGEMVVSKLNEEMLARIADITGGAYVRSSKQSIGLDEIVKAINEMEQTELSTVRFEEFNEQYQYLLIAALVLLLLEFVVLDRRNPLLAHLNIFREK